One Heterodontus francisci isolate sHetFra1 chromosome 3, sHetFra1.hap1, whole genome shotgun sequence DNA window includes the following coding sequences:
- the thumpd2 gene encoding THUMP domain-containing protein 2 isoform X1 gives MSRGCSPGSRYFCTASRGLERLLGEEVRRKLSASDVEQVSGKVFFTADADLKKLKSLKCAERLFLLVKKLPPIQISRLKGKGVHILQKCVIGESSQWLDVVAKWQSLQEFSKEQECTSDMIETGIKRPTQQESSGTRKRPKLELDKPPTTVLNESQTGQHGLHSVIQESCQNNTPIQTTASPNELLNPKSRGAASCMHFRVSCRCSGKIAKAFTSQELGRAIGVALGRQMGWKAELRNPMMEVYIHLSDIHCVVGIPIVRLPLASRDYIKSAGLRSTVAWAMAYLADIKAGSFVLDPMCGLGTILLEAAKEWPNAYYHGIDNTASQLQVASANVCFAKLTSRIDLTRASVTGLPLLTESIDVVICDIPFGKKFKISQDTKTIMPYILKEMVRVLSADGTLVLLLSQELSLHMQQWQRPKNHQSNKGKLAALQNTDTTPVEQSSDPVENVNVEDMSIAEKEQSEVKTKILASLLPTGIFQVSLGVTEASIHRYKKIPVT, from the exons ATGTCGAGAGGCTGCAGTCCTGGGAGCCGGTATTTCTGCACCGCCAGCCGGGGCCTGGAGCGGCTGTTGGGGGAGGAGGTTCGCCGCAAACTGTCCGCTTCGGAT GTGGAGCAGGTATCAGGAAAAGTTTTCTTTACAGCTGATGCAGATTTGAAAAAGCTGAAGAGTCTGAAATGTGCAGAGCGACTATTTTTACTTGTGAAAAAGCTCCCCCCGATCCAGATTTCAAGACTTAAAG GAAAAGGAGTTCACATTCTTCAGAAATGTGTGATTGGAGAATCTAGTCAATGGCTGGATGTTGTTGCCAAATGGCAGTCTCTTCAGGAGTTTAGCAAAGAACAAGAATGCACTTCAGATATGATTGAAACTGGGATAAAACGGCCAACACAGCAGGAGAGCAGTGGAACAAGAAAAAGGCCAAAGTTAGAGCTGGATAAACCTCCAACCACAGTCTTGAATGAAAGTCAAACAGGACAACATGGTCTTCATTCAGTAATTCAAGAAAGTTGCCAGAATAACACACCAATACAGACAACAGCTTCACCTAATGAGCTGCTTAATCCCAAGAGCCGAGGTGCTGCATCCTGTATGCATTTTAGAGTATCTTGTCGCTGCAGTGGGAAAATTGCTAAAGCGTTTACCTCACAG GAGCTAGGAAGAGCAATTGGGGTTGCCCTCGGCAGACAAATGGGCTGGAAAGCAGAATTGAGAAACCCAATGATGGAG GTCTACATCCATTTAAGTGACATTCATTGTGTGGTCGGTATTCCTATTGTAAG acTTCCTTTAGCCAGCAGGGATTATATTAAAAGTGCTGGACTGAGATCTACAGTGGCTTGGGCTATGGCATATCTTGCTGACATCAAG GCTGGTTCATTTGTACTCGATCCAATGTGTGGATTAGGAACCATTTTGCTGGAAGCTGCCAAAGAATGGCCT AATGCATATTATCATGGAATAGACAATACTGCCTCACAGTTGCAGGTGGCATCTGCCAATGTGTGTTTTGCAAAGCTGACCAGCAGAATTGACTTAACAAGAGCTTCTGTCACAG GATTACCTCTACTTACAGAAAGCATTGATGTAGTCATCTGTGACATTCCATTtggaaaaaaatttaaaatttccCAGGATACAAAGACAATAATGCCATACATCCTCAAAGAGATGGTGAG ggtcctTAGCGCAGATGGAACCCTTGTTCTCCTACTTAGTCAAGAACTCTCGTTACATATGCAGCAATGGCAGAGGCCAAAGAACCACCAGAGTAACAAAGGAAAACTTGCTGCCCTGCAGAATACAGATACCACACCAGTGGAACAGAGTTCAGATCCAGTTGAAAATGTCAATGTGGAAGACATGTCAATAGCTGAAAAAGAGCAGTCTGAAGTTAAAACAAAGATTTTGGCCTCCCTATTACCAACAGGTATCTTCCAAGTGAGTCTTGGTGTAACAGAAGCTTCTATACACAGGTACAAGAAAATTCCTGTAACATGA
- the thumpd2 gene encoding THUMP domain-containing protein 2 isoform X2, whose product MSRGCSPGSRYFCTASRGLERLLGEEVRRKLSASDVEQVSGKVFFTADADLKKLKSLKCAERLFLLVKKLPPIQISRLKGKGVHILQKCVIGESSQWLDVVAKWQSLQEFSKEQECTSDMIETGIKRPTQQESSGTRKRPKLELDKPPTTVLNESQTGQHGLHSVIQESCQNNTPIQTTASPNELLNPKSRGAASCMHFRVSCRCSGKIAKAFTSQELGRAIGVALGRQMGWKAELRNPMMEVYIHLSDIHCVVGIPIVRLPLASRDYIKSAGLRSTVAWAMAYLADIKAGSFVLDPMCGLGTILLEAAKEWPNAYYHGIDNTASQLQVASANVCFAKLTSRIDLTRASVTGLPLLTESIDVVICDIPFGKKFKISQDTKTIMPYILKEMGP is encoded by the exons ATGTCGAGAGGCTGCAGTCCTGGGAGCCGGTATTTCTGCACCGCCAGCCGGGGCCTGGAGCGGCTGTTGGGGGAGGAGGTTCGCCGCAAACTGTCCGCTTCGGAT GTGGAGCAGGTATCAGGAAAAGTTTTCTTTACAGCTGATGCAGATTTGAAAAAGCTGAAGAGTCTGAAATGTGCAGAGCGACTATTTTTACTTGTGAAAAAGCTCCCCCCGATCCAGATTTCAAGACTTAAAG GAAAAGGAGTTCACATTCTTCAGAAATGTGTGATTGGAGAATCTAGTCAATGGCTGGATGTTGTTGCCAAATGGCAGTCTCTTCAGGAGTTTAGCAAAGAACAAGAATGCACTTCAGATATGATTGAAACTGGGATAAAACGGCCAACACAGCAGGAGAGCAGTGGAACAAGAAAAAGGCCAAAGTTAGAGCTGGATAAACCTCCAACCACAGTCTTGAATGAAAGTCAAACAGGACAACATGGTCTTCATTCAGTAATTCAAGAAAGTTGCCAGAATAACACACCAATACAGACAACAGCTTCACCTAATGAGCTGCTTAATCCCAAGAGCCGAGGTGCTGCATCCTGTATGCATTTTAGAGTATCTTGTCGCTGCAGTGGGAAAATTGCTAAAGCGTTTACCTCACAG GAGCTAGGAAGAGCAATTGGGGTTGCCCTCGGCAGACAAATGGGCTGGAAAGCAGAATTGAGAAACCCAATGATGGAG GTCTACATCCATTTAAGTGACATTCATTGTGTGGTCGGTATTCCTATTGTAAG acTTCCTTTAGCCAGCAGGGATTATATTAAAAGTGCTGGACTGAGATCTACAGTGGCTTGGGCTATGGCATATCTTGCTGACATCAAG GCTGGTTCATTTGTACTCGATCCAATGTGTGGATTAGGAACCATTTTGCTGGAAGCTGCCAAAGAATGGCCT AATGCATATTATCATGGAATAGACAATACTGCCTCACAGTTGCAGGTGGCATCTGCCAATGTGTGTTTTGCAAAGCTGACCAGCAGAATTGACTTAACAAGAGCTTCTGTCACAG GATTACCTCTACTTACAGAAAGCATTGATGTAGTCATCTGTGACATTCCATTtggaaaaaaatttaaaatttccCAGGATACAAAGACAATAATGCCATACATCCTCAAAGAGATG ggtcctTAG